Proteins found in one Poecilia reticulata strain Guanapo linkage group LG6, Guppy_female_1.0+MT, whole genome shotgun sequence genomic segment:
- the LOC103465721 gene encoding rhombotin-1-like: MVLDKEESVSVVPLQSREKPRGCAGCNGKIRDRFMLQALDRFWHEDCLKCACCDCRLGRVGSTLYTRANLILCRRDYLRLFGVTGNCAACSKLIPAFEMVMRARDNVYHLDCFACQLCRQRFCVGDKFFLKNNMILCQLDYEGGHLNGGSDRQPQ, from the exons ATGGTGCTAGACAAGGAGGAGA gCGTGTCTGTCGTTCCCCTCCAGTCCAGAGAGAAGCCAAGAGGCTGTGCCGGCTGCAATGGGAAGATCCGGGACCGCTTCATGCTCCAGGCGTTAGACAGGTTCTGGCATGAAGACTGTCTGAAGTGTGCCTGCTGCGACTGCCGCCTGGGCCGGGTCGGCTCCACCCTGTACACCCGGGCAAATCTTATCCTCTGCCGCAGAGACTACCTGAG GCTCTTCGGGGTGACGGGGAACTGTGCAGCCTGCAGTAAGCTGATCCCTGCCTTTGAGATGGTGATGAGAGCCAGAGACAACGTCTACCATTTAGACTGCTTTGCCTGTCAGCTCTGCCGCCAGAG attCTGCGTGGGAGACAAGTTCTTCCTCAAGAACAACATGATCCTGTGCCAGCTGGACTACGAAGGAGGCCATCTTAATGGAGGCTCTGACAGACAGCCACAATGA